The following proteins come from a genomic window of Pirellulales bacterium:
- a CDS encoding HEAT repeat domain-containing protein: protein MQVLRIIGSLSLPVMLLGCAPQKPDALRQSISDINNTDSRVAQRAIDDLADAGPKGVAAVPQLAKALANADEGVRWRAARALETIGPKAKSAAPALLKALKDEDAAVRAHAARALGMLDDRRPSIVDGLASLITDPDAQVRRAAISALARLEPGQDVAIPLMVKALEDADPSVKLPALQSLAEGGAEAVPALVEALGHRQGRYWATLVLAEMGPAAKDATPALAKLLEDPDPEVRMQAAMALGAIGADAASAQASLMAALADKTPAVRYASAFALGQARAADALPALEKAEGGDDAFLAMISGWAVAKIKPDDASAVTKAVELIVAGLKSKDANLREGAAKALLDLNAPRETVGPPLMAALDDPDPEVQENVARALASLGEAIVPRVVERLKDPASQDRALRVFSRMGPSAAGAVPTVVELLGEADAPRRRDIVLALGSIGPAAADATTALVPLLHDSDEDVRVAAAFALANIGPAARAAVDELQKHLKSKDQLLRLACAEALLRVQPDNAQTVALAVPVLVGLVQEGKTDVTRQEAAAALGDLGAAAKSAAGALQRAQNDPSPAVREAVHDALAKIRG, encoded by the coding sequence ATGCAAGTATTGAGAATCATCGGCAGTTTGTCGTTGCCCGTGATGCTGTTGGGCTGCGCTCCGCAGAAGCCTGACGCACTACGGCAGTCCATCAGCGACATCAACAACACCGACAGCCGGGTGGCGCAACGGGCGATCGACGATTTGGCCGACGCGGGTCCCAAGGGAGTCGCCGCGGTGCCGCAACTCGCCAAGGCGCTCGCTAATGCCGACGAGGGAGTGCGTTGGCGAGCCGCCCGGGCGCTCGAAACGATCGGCCCCAAGGCAAAGAGCGCCGCGCCGGCGTTGCTCAAGGCGCTGAAAGACGAAGATGCCGCCGTTCGCGCGCACGCGGCGCGGGCCCTGGGCATGCTGGACGATAGGCGGCCGTCGATCGTCGACGGGCTGGCCAGCCTGATCACCGATCCCGACGCGCAGGTGCGGCGGGCGGCGATCAGCGCGCTCGCCCGGCTCGAGCCGGGCCAGGACGTCGCCATCCCGCTGATGGTCAAAGCGCTCGAAGACGCCGACCCGTCGGTGAAACTGCCGGCGCTGCAAAGCTTGGCCGAAGGAGGCGCCGAAGCCGTGCCCGCGCTCGTCGAGGCGCTTGGCCACCGGCAAGGGCGTTATTGGGCCACGCTGGTGTTGGCCGAAATGGGGCCGGCGGCCAAAGACGCGACGCCCGCGCTCGCCAAATTGCTCGAAGACCCTGACCCCGAGGTGCGCATGCAGGCCGCCATGGCGTTGGGAGCGATCGGCGCGGACGCTGCCAGTGCACAAGCGTCACTGATGGCAGCGCTCGCGGACAAGACTCCCGCGGTTCGCTACGCGAGCGCGTTCGCGCTGGGCCAGGCCCGCGCGGCCGATGCTCTGCCGGCTTTGGAAAAGGCCGAAGGGGGAGACGATGCGTTCCTGGCCATGATCTCGGGCTGGGCTGTTGCCAAGATCAAGCCCGACGACGCGAGTGCCGTGACGAAAGCGGTCGAGTTGATCGTCGCCGGATTGAAAAGCAAAGATGCGAACCTGCGGGAGGGAGCCGCCAAGGCCCTGCTCGACTTGAATGCGCCGCGTGAAACGGTCGGTCCGCCGCTCATGGCCGCGTTGGATGATCCTGATCCGGAAGTGCAGGAGAACGTGGCTCGGGCGCTGGCGTCACTGGGCGAGGCGATTGTGCCGCGCGTGGTCGAACGACTTAAAGACCCGGCCAGTCAGGATCGAGCGCTGCGGGTTTTCAGTCGCATGGGCCCATCGGCGGCCGGGGCGGTTCCGACTGTGGTGGAACTGCTCGGCGAGGCCGACGCGCCGCGACGGCGCGACATCGTGCTCGCCCTGGGGAGCATCGGACCGGCGGCGGCCGACGCCACGACCGCGCTTGTTCCACTGCTGCACGACAGCGACGAAGACGTGCGCGTAGCAGCGGCGTTTGCGCTGGCGAACATTGGTCCGGCGGCCCGCGCGGCCGTCGACGAATTGCAGAAGCATCTCAAATCGAAGGATCAATTGCTGCGACTGGCCTGTGCCGAGGCGCTGTTGCGCGTGCAGCCCGACAATGCTCAGACGGTCGCACTGGCGGTGCCGGTACTGGTGGGTCTGGTGCAGGAGGGAAAAACCGACGTGACGCGTCAGGAGGCGGCGGCGGCGCTGGGTGACCTTGGCGCGGCGGCCAAGTCGGCGGCCGGAGCACTGCAAAGGGCGCAAAATGATCCGAGCCCTGCCGTGCGTGAAGCGGTTCATGACGCGCTCGCAAAGATACGCGGCTGA